TCAGGATGCGAACATTCAGATTCCAGGTGGCGGAGTAGAGGCAGGAGAATCGATTGAAGCAGCGCTTTACCGAGAAATTCATGAAGAGAGCGGATTGACGAATCTTACCATCATTCGTAAGTTAGGCGAATCGCGGCGATGCTGGTTAGATACAAGTGTAGAGTCTTGTCGGCATTATTTTCTTTTAGAAGTACAAGATACTGTTCTTGAACAATGGGAACATTGCGTTCATGGTGACGGCATAGACGCTGGACTAAAGTTTTCCTATTACTGGCATCGTCCGGCGATCGGGTTTGTTCTACCTAAAAGCAGCGGTCAAGTATTTCTGAATCCCAAACATATTCCTGAACTGTTCTCCTAAGATTTAACCCGCCTAAATCTTTCCTGCGCCGATTGAAACGCTTCTTTCATCACCGCTTGAATTTGCTGCGGATCAGGTTTCTTTCCACCCATTAAATCCCCAAAGTAAAGGCAAGCTCCTTCACCCAGCGACCAGGTATAAGCTGCTGCCCAAGATGCTGCTATCACGCTGCCAAAACCAGGGATAAACTTGACCAATTCTCGCCCGACTGCTTGAGCTAAGAAGCCCCCGGCGATCGCACTTACCACGCCACCCGCCTGAGAAGGGGTCAACGTTTGCCCATACAATTTCCCCAGTAAGCCCACCATTGAAACTTGTAAAGCCGTCAAAACGGGCATGGTCGCAAAAGGTAGGGGCACAGCCGCCAATGTCGCCGCCATCACGGTAAAGGCTGTCATATAACGGTGCGCCGTATCGCGGTAAAGCGTGCCAATTTTGTCACTAGCGCCTTCGTCTAAAAGCTGATAAATGGCTTCCGATTCGGCTTCGGGAAGCATCTCGGCAAGAGCCTCTCTAAAGGCTTCCAAACCATAAAAAACAGGCTCATAGCCATCTTCTTCCAGGGTGAAATCGATGAGAATGGCGGCATCATAACAGCCCGTGAACGTAGCTTTGAGGGCAGAAAAAATGCGATCGATTTCTTCAGAAGCGGGAGGGTAGGGCGGATGGTCGGCGTTGGGAGGATAAACTTCGTGGAGACAAGTAACAGCTAGAAGGCAGGGAATATCAGGGTGTTGCTGCCGGATTTCTTGAGCAATTTGTTTGAGGCTATCGGTGGCGAAGTCGCTAATTTTAACGGTGAGGATTAAGACTCTGGCTCCTCTGCTTTTTTGTTGGAGATCGCCTGCTAACTCTTGAGCGATCGTCTGAGTATCACGGCTAATATCTCCCAAACCAACAGTATCTGTGAAGATAATCAACGGCAAATCAGCAGAAGGATAGGCGTAGCGTTGAGTATGCTGAGTATGAGGACGAAACCCTTGCCCAATAATTTCAGCCGAAACCCCAGTTAAACCTCGCACAATTGAGCTTTTACCCGATTGCGGTTTACCAACTAAGACAGCCTCCGTCGTCGGAAGTTCTGAACGGACTCGCTCTAAAATTTCGGCAACTTGAGCTTCGTTGATGCTGAACCATTGAGCAGGGTTAACCTTTACAGGCAATATTTTTCTTACACGGTTTGTCACACCCTCCATCCAAGAAAGCGGCTTGCTAGTAGATTGAGTGGCATCCGGCTCGTGTGGTTCAGGCATAGAACAGGGAGTCTTTGGAGTTGGCTTAATTTTAGCTGAAAAGTCTTTACTGCTCCAGTTCTCTTCAAGGCGGACACATCCAAAACTTAACTTTAGCTTTCGAGTCTGATGAGCTACTGGCGTGGTTGAACGGCTACAAATAATCTGTTCTACGATGCCGACTAACTCTGCTAGTCCACTCCAACTAAATTGTTCATGCTGCTTTTGCGCCCCTCACCTCTTCTAAATCACTTCAGAATATTCAGGCAAGCTCAATACCTATCCTCAGGTTTCTTGACCCAGATCCCTAAGTTGCTGTTTTATTCTTTCAATCTCATTAAGTAGTTGCCTTACTCGACTATATGCAGCTTCGTCATAAGATGCTGATAACTCACTGCTTAAATTATCAAGGGTTCCAGATAATTCTCTGCTATAAGTGTCTACTATTTTATTTGTTAAAGCGTTAGATACAGCTTCTGGATTTTCAGGTTGAGTGGGATTACTTGGACGAACTAGAACAGGTAGATTTCGCTTCACCTGGGCACTGATATAACTCTTAGTCTCACTAGAGCTGACGGTATTACGCAAATCTGTTATGAGAAGTTCTTGCTTAGCTTTCAATTGTTCTCCTACATCAGTAAAAGTTTTTGTTAAAGTAGCCTCTAGGTTTTTCACCTGTTGTGACAAGACTGCAAATTCCTCGTTCAATCTTTTACTTGTTTGAATTCTTTCTTGCTCTTTTGCAGTTAACAATGATTCTGTACTT
This is a stretch of genomic DNA from Timaviella obliquedivisa GSE-PSE-MK23-08B. It encodes these proteins:
- a CDS encoding 50S ribosome-binding GTPase; its protein translation is MPEPHEPDATQSTSKPLSWMEGVTNRVRKILPVKVNPAQWFSINEAQVAEILERVRSELPTTEAVLVGKPQSGKSSIVRGLTGVSAEIIGQGFRPHTQHTQRYAYPSADLPLIIFTDTVGLGDISRDTQTIAQELAGDLQQKSRGARVLILTVKISDFATDSLKQIAQEIRQQHPDIPCLLAVTCLHEVYPPNADHPPYPPASEEIDRIFSALKATFTGCYDAAILIDFTLEEDGYEPVFYGLEAFREALAEMLPEAESEAIYQLLDEGASDKIGTLYRDTAHRYMTAFTVMAATLAAVPLPFATMPVLTALQVSMVGLLGKLYGQTLTPSQAGGVVSAIAGGFLAQAVGRELVKFIPGFGSVIAASWAAAYTWSLGEGACLYFGDLMGGKKPDPQQIQAVMKEAFQSAQERFRRVKS
- a CDS encoding NUDIX domain-containing protein — its product is MMGDRISERVGAFILRKNKSLYELLLFHHPDCQDANIQIPGGGVEAGESIEAALYREIHEESGLTNLTIIRKLGESRRCWLDTSVESCRHYFLLEVQDTVLEQWEHCVHGDGIDAGLKFSYYWHRPAIGFVLPKSSGQVFLNPKHIPELFS